TGGTAGGCGATCTTGCCGTTCTGTTCGCAGGTCGAGCATTTCACGCGCACCATATGCCATTCGCTTTCGCAGATGCCGCAATGCAGGTAGCGGTAGCCCTGTGACTGGCCGCCGATGCGGATCACGCTGGCGACCGGGTGCGAACCGCAGACGGGGCACAAGGTGCCCGTTTCCAGGTCCGGCACGCGCGCGGCGCGCAATTCGCTGGCCGATACCGACCACAGGATTTGCAGGGCGGCCGCGACGAACGGCGCGTGCATGGGATTGAGGTTGTCGCCGTTTTCATCGAGCACGGCATCGGCGCAGGCGTCCAGCGCTGTCGCGTCGAGCGCGCGCAGCTGGGCCAGCACCTGCGTCAGGCCGCCGGACAGGGCCGGCTGGCGTGCCGCCGTGGCGGCCAGTTCGTCGAGCAGGCTGGCAAAGATGTCGCGCCAGACGGGCGGACGGGCGCCGCTGACGGGCAGCACCGGCATACGGTGGGCGATGGCGCGGCGCAGCGCGTCGGAGTCGGCGGCAGGCACGGCGCCGGGCGCCAGTTTTCCCACCACGGCGGCCTGCGCATCGGCCAGCGCGGCCATCAGCAGCAGATAGCCCTGCATGCCCGCGTCGACGGGGATGCCCTTGATATTGCCCTGCGCCAGTTCGCGCAAGCGCTGTGCGCGCGCCGTAAACAGGCTGACTGGCTGCGGCAGCAGCAGGCGCGGAATCGCGTTATGGTCCAGGCCTTCGATTTCGCCTGGCTGGAGTATGCGTTGTACCAATGGAGTTTTCCCATCAAAAAAAGCACAACACGGCCAGCGGAGTTGGCTGTGCTGTAAAAGTATTTTAATCGATAAAAAGAAAGGGGCCAGTCCTGGGGGACTGGCCCTGGCTGTCGCTGGCAGAGAAAAACGCCGGCGGCGGAGCGGGTCGGCTTACGCGAAGCTAAGCCGACCTACCCTTCTGCCTACTTTTCCGTATGACGGATCACGGCCTCAAACCACTTCGGATGGTGCTTGCGCGCCCAGC
This window of the Janthinobacterium agaricidamnosum genome carries:
- the fdhE gene encoding formate dehydrogenase accessory protein FdhE, whose protein sequence is MVQRILQPGEIEGLDHNAIPRLLLPQPVSLFTARAQRLRELAQGNIKGIPVDAGMQGYLLLMAALADAQAAVVGKLAPGAVPAADSDALRRAIAHRMPVLPVSGARPPVWRDIFASLLDELAATAARQPALSGGLTQVLAQLRALDATALDACADAVLDENGDNLNPMHAPFVAAALQILWSVSASELRAARVPDLETGTLCPVCGSHPVASVIRIGGQSQGYRYLHCGICESEWHMVRVKCSTCEQNGKIAYQGLDAADAAPFDPVTAKDDKLPNKANDPKKVARAETCDDCHTYRKVFNQEHDYNVEPLADDLASLMLDLLVGEAGYQRASGNPLLWLGKSESGEGQPA